A portion of the Calliphora vicina chromosome 5, idCalVici1.1, whole genome shotgun sequence genome contains these proteins:
- the LOC135960669 gene encoding peptidyl-prolyl cis-trans isomerase-like 3, with the protein MSVTLHTDVGDIKLELFCEDCPKACENFLALCASDYYNGCAFIRNIKGFIVQTGDPTNTGKNGHSIWGNKFEDEFKDNLKHSDRGMISMANNGPNANASQFFITYAAQPNLDLKYTLFGRVIDGFDALDELEKLPVNPKTYRPHVEKKINGITIHANPIAG; encoded by the exons atg TCGGTAACTTTACACACGGATGTTGGTGATATTAAACTTGAGCTTTTCTGCGAAGATTGTCCAAAGGcttgtgaaaattttttagcTCTTTGTGCTAGTGATTATTATAATGGTTGTGCATTCATTCGCAACATTAAGGGCTTCATTGTACAGACTGGTGATCCAACAAACACGGGGAAAAACGGTCACTCCATATGGGGTAATAAATTCGAAGATGAATTTAAGGACAATCTAAAA CACTCTGATCGCGGCATGATATCCATGGCAAATAACGGTCCCAATGCCAATGCTAGCCAATTCTTTATCACGTATGCAGCCCAGCCGAATCTAGATTTAAAATATACTCTATTTGGACGTGTTATAGACGGCTTTGATGCTCTAGACGAATTAGAAAAATTGCCCGTTAACCCGAAAACTTATCGACCTCATGtggaaaagaaaattaatgGTATAACAATACATGCAAATCCAATAGCTGGATAA
- the Oda gene encoding LOW QUALITY PROTEIN: ornithine decarboxylase antizyme (The sequence of the model RefSeq protein was modified relative to this genomic sequence to represent the inferred CDS: deleted 1 base in 1 codon) has translation MSSAATGTCDNSNCDPMFSSSSRREFTESVLGAACAENKLRTISTSSCATNMSTESYCISLGVGPLWWSDVPFHHRTDHDRASLLTDYTRKSSVDSAGGSSLFDRSNSASSSGGSSSLGSSASSVCSDSDVQSIYSDDDCQEVVRQILQHDHPIRIVVKLHVTENKFTKWESVLNPTNNILYVAMPEKLASENSKDTLISLLEFAEDKLEVDAVVMCVRKNRTDRARLLESFLLMGFEPLSRKASEAPPAAEKDVENFFLIYRIEE, from the exons ATGTCTTCTGCTGCAACTGGTACCTGTGATAATAGCAATTG cgACCCAATgtttagtagtagtagtagaagAGAGTTTACGGAATCCGTTCTCGGTGCCGCTTGTGCTGAGAATAAGTTGCGTACTATCTCTACCTCTTCTTGCGCTACCAACATGTCGACTGAGTCTTACTGTATCTCTCTCGGCGTAGGGCCTCTGTGGTGGTCC GATGTCCCTTTCCACCACAGAACAGATCACGATAGGGCGTCACTCTTAACAG ATTACACTCGAAAATCTTCGGTTGATTCAGCTGGTGGCAGCAGCTTATTCGACAGAAGCAACAGCGCTAGCAGCAGTGGCGGCTCTAGCAGCCTTGGCTCTTCGGCTTCTTCTGTATGTTCTGACTCGGATGTACAATCCATATATTCGGACGATGACTGTCAGGAGGTAGTCAGGCAGATCTTGCAACATGATCATCCCATTCGTATTGTTGTCAAGTTACATGTAACTGAGAACAAATTCACCAAATGGGAGTCGGTCTTGAATCCAACTAATAACATCTTGTACGTTGCCATGCCCGAAAAGTTGGCTTCGGAAAATTCTAAGGACACTTTGATTTCCTTGTTGGAATTTGCTGAGGATAAACTAGAAGTAGATGCAGTTGTCATGTGCGTACGTAAAAATCGTACAGATCGTGCCCGTCTTTTGGAAAGCTTTTTGCTTATGGGCTTCGAACCCTTATCTAGAAAAGCTTCGGAAGCACCACCAGCCGCTGAGAAGGATGTCGAGAATTTCTTCCTTATCTACCGTATTGAGGAATAA
- the SmD3 gene encoding small nuclear ribonucleoprotein Sm D3 gives MSIGVPIKVLHEAEGHIITCETITGEVYRGKLIEAEDNMNCQMTQITVTYRDGRTANLENVYIRGSKIRFLILPDMLKNAPMFKKQTGKGLGGTSGRGKAAILRAQARGRGRGGPPGGGRGGPPGAPGGGRGAWQGGPTGGRGRGGL, from the exons atgtctATTGGTGTACCAATTAAAGTGCTGCACGAGGCAGAAGGTCATATTATAACATGTGAAACAATAACCGGTGAAGTTTATCGTGGAAAACTAATCGAAGCAGAAGACAACATGAATTGCCAAATGACACAAATAACAGTAACCTATCGTGATGGTCGCACTGCTAATttggaaaatgtttatatacGTGGATCGAAAATTCGTTTCCTCATACTGCCGGACATGTTGAAAAATGCCCCAATGTTTAAAAAGCAAACGGGCAAAGGACTGGGAGGTACATCGGGCAGAGGTAAAGCGGCTATACTACGAGCGCAAG CTCGAGGTCGGGGAAGAGGAGGGCCTCCTGGCGGCGGTCGTGGTGGTCCACCGGGTGCCCCTGGCGGTGGACGTGGTGCTTGGCAAGGCGGTCCAACTGGCGGCCGTGGTCGTGGTGGTTTATAA
- the thr gene encoding protein three rows: MDKDFESELKGSSSQATAAKHEIAKYFKRYGDSSHQDARKYQLTFASKTMCAISKCGNKHLDIYCNIITEIFADHLCPDSSAKYWTLYVNCMRYFHYLLVEMKDYERASMIYRHISSYSNNLQNTEISLIFININSYQLYLQNTLKSKNQELALSESTNIVENLTKLFNDILDTNKKQNFQYPDVLNKTMSWLFPQNKVGTVYQFIKHLPNDKVKQMFNALFALYGRQTIDKPTSNEVEVQEHAKFIIDTIYTLLQFDLIDKMQLQLAVQLLGHCRTESRLQTNKSIAELLLLLYDYLKLLCNQKPTLDFQRIYSLRCERFKELFDKYSKSVINKPWFGDFLVLIFFVHSQLQNVAIFGGFWKQMSKPHCYQSMFVLLVESMKLAPCISAETKLFTTNCCTSTRKHVILSFAQIALAAFVFYCQNVGEEDERQEELLNRDSNLTDYYKETIQNNLILIINHAFKIIDKMDCITSNSQEIEIILTRFKQATLSCKTYKQAGTCVSICELYLKIKTKIPGNEWPLILRRLYKTATQHITDAPHIGRDIQMCYIASMLHETISEIDIGKIRMQICIFYAAETMTTAASPNKPQQQQLTHENCLMHLYHTTTCLLRPHLEPPRKKLLHWLESQHILKHYKSNTALLHSVLKSSQTHYDFVIITKLGKLQTYAMAKISSIQKALKSKAKELGGLSRLEQLTFGHVSVMLLNDMNSNQKFQVDSKDLSEEKLENLLTREEMSSFTLHNDLKRFKLAWEAFEAFKNFYEKFDSEQISMDDAIIDWESILDDVASLALYLQLSGYMEQCSQIWLLHYKCSLLIQDSFSALRGLAFFCEYSEHYEQNVNNKLNKLDEEIQYHFPTITQALDNLANLQRQTYQNYILLAVLQIAHYYARSSRLSFAQMLLQCVQQKHDELAERQGRYDIILATMDAIKFRLLWKHFDDAKATAEQKASRTSAENLLLHRCLLHEVEETLDRFHDFSYISSSDGLLYSILIIGLVQELAECTVNRLCDNFINALFIATAKCTLLLGLALRFVQVMSMWMWVNLQMEYVNKAQTKLQLIEYVMGTKSLQELTEKCSKSVSDIQSSTLLPTNCTEFLTQNHHNPGMEAIRRLAQVQLSPIKTDKLQLSPSHRSSDLKHYFKCTIDSKLMPQNEQIEWTLFMVGCLNARLYFLVEDYDQLEKFYERGSKWLQMRQNSFNKKLYKNIQLMAMQHYANFLRARRLYDKALQCLEYGIELCENQKLYVDAVYYVNFQLQLIVTRKEMSERNNAKVNWPTHSKPRRALEFNISPENNSNKNKEKLLQNVMASGKKPGATMRPLPNIVSGSGCSSSKKPKTLPVVCFGGSSSSSGSSSSLDIKLKQKPIHKFDICEDSNEIVKVVENIAIDAIVVEDTTKSIKRTKSLQENEQLHKTPKVIRNTSKSSKTTATKSTTKIKRPEIVPKYHIDIDLTDSPVSSPKKSSTSSSLENLDAKENLNTNDLVAQMQNLEIKVAKRTKSSTATTPTENETKPTRSRGRKPNPVKETTAPVVIVLEDSPCTIKPNLKEFIDKPKTSRNRATTRDKSPIVPSNNNDGLVLISPETRPRRQRKLVLENNEKPNLHTTPSVTRRRQKNLV, encoded by the exons ATGGATAAAGATTTTGAGTCTGAATTGAAGGGGTCATCAAGTCAAGCCACAGCCGCCAAACATGAAATAGCTAAATACTTCAAACGCTATGGAGATTCTAGCCATCAGGATGCTAGGAAATACCAACTTACATTTGCCAGTAAAACTATGTGCGCGATCTCAAAGTGTGGGAATAAACATTTGGACATATATTGCAACATTATTACAGAAATTTTCGCTGACCACTTGTGTCCTGACAGCAGTGCGAAGTATTGGACATTGTATGTTAATTGCATGCgatatttccattatttactTGTGGAAATG AAAGATTACGAGAGGGCCTCTATGATATACAGACACATTTCATCATACAGCAATAATTTGCAAAATACTGAAATTAGcttaatatttatcaatatcAACAGCTATCAATTGTACCtgcaaaatacattaaaatctaaaaatcaaGAACTGGCTCTAAGCGAATCAACCAATATTGTCGAAAatctaacaaaattatttaacgatattttagatacaaataagaaacaaaatttccaatatCCTGACGTACTCAACAAAACAATGTCCTGGTTGTTTCCACAAAATAAGGTTGGCACAGTTTATcagtttataaaacatttaccCAATGATAAagttaaacaaatgtttaatgcATTATTCGCTCTGTACGGACGCCAAACAATTGACAAGCCCACCTCCAATGAAGTCGAAGTACAGGAACATGCCAAATTTATAATCGATACAATTTACACTTTGCTACAGTTTGACCTAATAGATAAAATGCAATTACAACTGGCTGTTCAACTTTTGGGTCATTGTCGCACTGAATCTCGCTTACAAACTAATAAGTCAATTGCTGAATTATTACTGCTGCTCTACGATTATTTAAAGTTATTATGTAACCAAAAGCCCACTCTAGATTTTCAACGCATTTATAGCTTACGATGTGAACGTTTTAAGGAACTCtttgataaatattcaaaaagtgtTATTAATAAACCCTGGTTTGGTGATTTCTTAGTGTTGATATTTTTTGTGCATTCTCAACTGCAAAATGTTGCAATATTTGGAGGTTTTTGGAAGCAAATGTCTAAGCCGCATTGCTATCAATCTATGTTTGTATTGTTAGTGGAATCAATGAAATTGGCGCCATGTATATCGGCGgaaacgaaattatttacaACTAATTGCTGTACCAGCACACGGAAGCATGTAATTCTCTCATTTGCTCAGATTGCTTTGGCCGCCTTTGTGTTCTATTGCCAGAATGTTGGTGAGGAAGATGAAAGACAAGAGGAATTGCTAAATCGTGATAGTAAT CTCACTGATTACTACAAAGAGACAATACAAAACAATCTCATACTGATAATAAATCATGCctttaaaataattgacaaaATGGATTGTATTACCAGCAACTCACAAGAAATAGAAATAATATTGACACGTTTTAAGCAGGCAACATTAAGTTGTAAAACCTACAAACAAGCTGGTACCTGCGTATCGATAtgtgaattatatttaaaaatcaaaacaaaaatacccGGTAATGAATGGCCTTTGATATTGAGGCGCCTATATAAAACCGCCACACAGCACATTACTGATGCACCACACATTGGACGCGATATACAAATGTGCTATATAGCATCGATGCTACATGAAACGATAAGCGAAATTGATATTGGTAAAATACGAatgcaaatatgtatattttatgcaGCCGAAACAATGACAACAGCTGCCAGTCCAAATAAACCACAACAGCAACAGTTAACTCATGAAAACTGTTTGATGCATTTATATCATACCACCACATGTTTACTTAGGCCCCACTTGGAACCCCCACGCAAGAAGTTATTACATTGGTTGGAGAGtcaacatattttaaaacattataaatCAAATACTGCGCTTTTACATTCTGTCCTGAAATCATCCCAAACTCATTAtgattttgttataataacaaaattgggaaaattacAGACTTATGCCATGGCAAAAATCTCTTCAATACAGAAAGCTTTAAAGTCAAAAGCCAAAGAATTGGGTGGTCTAAGTCGTCTGGAGCAATTGACATTTGGTCATGTGAGTGTCATGTTACTGAATGACATGAATTCAAATCAAAAATTCCAGGTCGATTCAAAGGATTTGAGTGAAGAGAAGTTGGAGAATTTATTAACGCGTGAAGAAATGTCATCATTTACGTTGCACAATGATTTGAAGCGTTTCAAATTGGCTTGGGAGGCTTTtgaggcatttaaaaatttttatgaaaag TTTGACAGTGAACAAATATCCATGGATGATGCCATTATCGATTGGGAGTCCATTTTAGATGATGTTGCCAGTTTGGCACTTTATTTACAATTGTCCGGTTATATGGAACAGTGTTCACAAATCTGGTTGCTACACTATAAATGTTCACTTCTGATACAAGATAGTTTCTCCGCCCTACGAGGATTAGCATTCTTCTGTGAATATTCCGAACACTATgaacaaaatgttaataataaacTCAATAAACTGGATGAAGAAATTCAATATCATTTCCCTACCATAACACAGGCACTGGACAATTTAGCCAATCTTCAAAGGCAGACAtatcaaaattacattttattggCCGTCCTACAAATAGCTCACTATTATGCACGATCATCGCGTTTATCTTTTGCTCAAATGTTACTGCAATGTGTGCAGCAAAAACATGACGAACTAGCCGAACGTCAGGGACGTTATGATATTATTTTGGCCACCATGGATGCCATAAAATTTCGTTTATTGTGGAAACATTTTGATGATGCAAAAGCGACCGCAGAACAGAAGGCTTCACGCACAAGCGCTGAAAATTTGCTACTACATCGTTGTTTGTTGCATGAAGTTGAAGAAACTTTGGATCGTTTCCATGATTTCTCATACATCAGCTCCAGTGATGGTCTATTGTATTCAATTTTGATAATTGGTTTAGTGCAAGAATTAGCCGAATGTACGGTCAATCGTTTAtgtgataattttattaatgcaCTTTTTATAGCCACAGCTAAGTGCACATTACTATTGGGTCTGGCGTTACGTTTCGTTCAGGTGATGAGTATGTGGATGTGGGTGAATTTACAAATGGAATATGTTAATAAGGCCCAG ACCAAATTACAATTAATTGAATATGTTATGGGTACAAAAAGTCTTCAAGAACTTACAGAAAAGTGTTCCAAATCTGTTAGTGACATACAATCTAGTACTCTATTGCCAACAAATTGTACTGAGTTTTTAACACAAAACCATCATAATCCTGGTATGGAGGCAATACGCCGCTTAGCACAAGTACAATTATCACCTATAAAAACG gACAAACTACAATTGAGTCCCTCACATCGTAGTTCTGATCtgaaacattattttaagtgtACCATCGATAGTAAACTGATGCCGCAAAACGAACAAATCGAGTGGACACTTTTTATGGTGGGCTGCTTAAATGCCCGTCTCTATTTTCTTGTAGAGGACTATGatcaattggaaaaattttacgaGAGAGGCAGCAAATGGCTACAAATGCGTCAGAATagttttaataagaaattatacaaaaacatCCAACTAATGGCCATGCAGCATTATGCAAATTTTCTTAGGGCACGCCGGCTATACGACAAGGCTCTGCAATGTCTGGAGTATGGAATTGAGTTGTGTGAAAACCAGAAATTGTATGTAGATGCTGTATACTATGTTAATTTCCAGTTACAGTTGATAGTCACACGAAAAGAAATGAGTGAGAGGAATAATGCAAAAGTCAATTGGCCTACTCATAGCAAACCAAGGAGAGCTTTGGAATTCAATATATCACCGGAAAATaatagtaacaaaaataaagagAAGTTGTTACAAAATGTAATGGCTTCGGGGAAAAAACCAGGCGCAACAATGCGACCGCTGCCGAATATTGTGAGTGGAAGTGGTTGTTCCTCCTCAAAGAAACCTAAAACTCTACCTGTGGTATGCTTTGGTGGCAGCAGTAGTAGTTCCGGTAGTAGTTCTAGTTTAGACATCAAACTAAAACAGAAGCCCATACATAAATttgatatttgtgaagattCTAATGAAATCGTGAAAGTCGTGGAAAATATAGCAATAGACGCAATCGTTGTCGAAGATACAACCAAATCTATAAAACGAACAAAAAGTCTGCAGGAAAATGAACAACTACATAAAACTCCTAAAGTGATTAGAAATACCTCAAAATCATCGAAAACTACTGCCACTAAATCGACtactaaaattaaaagaccaGAAATTGTACCTAAGTATCACATTGATATCGATTTAACCGATTCTCCAGTATCTTCGCCTAAGAAATCGTCAACGTCTTCGTCGTTAGAAAATTTGGATGCAAAAGAAAATCTCAATACAAATGATCTCGTTGCTCAAATGCAAAACTTAGAAATTAAAGTGGCCAAAAGAACAAAATCATCAACAGCGACAACACCAACAGAAAACGAAACAAAACCCACCAGAAGTCGTGGACGTAAACCGAATCCAGTCAAAGAAACAACTGCACCTGTTGTTATCGTTCTAGAAGATTCTCCTTGTACAATTAAACCTAACCTTAAGGAATTTATTGACAAACCAAAAACGTCTAGAAATCGTGCAACAACTAGAGATAAATCTCCCATTGTCCCATCAAACAATAACGATGGTTTAGTATTAATCTCCCCCGAAACTCGACCACGCAGACAACGAAAGcttgttttggaaaataatgaaaaaccaAATTTACACACTACCCCAAGTGTCACTAGAAGACGCCAGAAAAATTTAGTCtaa